One part of the Candidatus Bathyarchaeota archaeon genome encodes these proteins:
- a CDS encoding GNAT family N-acetyltransferase: protein MQEKTLTVLEILSESQPQGSVYASMYDPTHWKVWDSFVSASKNGTFLLLRNYMDYHSDRFQDHSLMFYRGDELVALMPANIEGDTLYSHAGLTYGGVISGYDMDAPLMHGIFEELQNHCQSIGVKKVIYKAIPPIYHSAPAEEDLYALFKYHANLIGRNLSSCIFLSEKKRFHKKRRESVTKAKNHGVTVRQSFDFGGFMGMVEQVVNGRHGSKPVHTSSEMMLLANRFPENIKLFGAYQADKMLAGCLIYETPNVAHGQYAANLDAGRALGAQDAIIDYLVNCYYVKHRYFDFGISTLNNGRFLNEGLVNHKESFGASAIVYDIYEMPIKMGM from the coding sequence ATGCAGGAAAAAACCTTGACTGTTCTTGAAATCCTCTCTGAAAGTCAGCCTCAGGGTAGCGTTTACGCTTCGATGTATGACCCGACGCATTGGAAGGTTTGGGATAGTTTTGTGTCAGCATCAAAAAATGGAACCTTTCTTTTGCTGCGCAACTACATGGATTATCACAGTGACCGATTTCAGGATCACTCTTTGATGTTTTATCGTGGAGACGAATTGGTGGCTTTGATGCCTGCCAACATAGAGGGGGACACGCTGTATAGCCATGCTGGCTTAACGTATGGCGGCGTCATCTCAGGCTACGACATGGATGCGCCGTTGATGCACGGTATCTTTGAGGAACTGCAGAATCACTGCCAAAGCATAGGCGTCAAAAAGGTCATTTACAAAGCCATCCCCCCGATCTACCATAGCGCCCCCGCCGAGGAAGACCTCTATGCCCTCTTTAAGTACCACGCAAATTTGATTGGCAGAAACTTGTCCTCATGCATTTTTCTTTCGGAGAAAAAAAGGTTCCATAAGAAAAGGCGCGAATCGGTCACTAAAGCCAAAAATCACGGTGTAACGGTTAGGCAAAGCTTTGATTTCGGCGGGTTCATGGGGATGGTTGAGCAGGTTGTGAATGGACGGCACGGTTCAAAGCCGGTTCACACCTCCTCTGAGATGATGCTGCTGGCTAATCGTTTCCCCGAAAACATCAAGCTATTCGGCGCTTACCAGGCAGATAAAATGCTGGCGGGCTGCCTGATATATGAGACCCCAAACGTTGCACATGGACAGTACGCTGCAAACTTGGATGCGGGAAGGGCTTTGGGCGCGCAGGACGCAATCATCGATTATCTGGTAAACTGCTACTATGTGAAGCATCGGTATTTCGATTTTGGGATATCCACTCTTAACAATGGACGTTTCCTCAATGAAGGCTTAGTTAATCATAAGGAAAGCTTCGGTGCAAGCGCCATAGTGTATGACATCTACGAGATGCCCATAAAAATGGGCATGTAA
- a CDS encoding diphthine--ammonia ligase yields the protein MKLGVLFSGGKDSTYALQLASQKETVACLITLASKNRESYMFHTPNIDVTKLQAEALGLPLLRVETAGVKEEELADLESAIAEAKARFGIEGVVTGAVESVYQASRVQRICNRLDLWQFNPLWKHNQQALLDALLEQKYQVIISGVFAYPLDEAWLGRQLDSEMIARLVELQGKYGISPSGEGGEIETTVLDAPMFRQKIQITDFTTEAKGNSGVFIIKQARLASK from the coding sequence ATGAAGCTGGGTGTGCTGTTTTCAGGCGGCAAAGACTCAACCTATGCCCTGCAATTGGCCTCGCAGAAGGAAACTGTAGCGTGCCTCATCACGTTAGCCTCCAAAAACCGGGAAAGCTACATGTTCCACACCCCCAACATCGACGTAACCAAGCTTCAGGCGGAGGCGCTGGGGCTGCCGTTGCTGCGGGTGGAAACGGCGGGCGTCAAGGAGGAGGAACTGGCGGATTTAGAATCGGCAATCGCAGAGGCTAAGGCGCGGTTTGGCATCGAGGGTGTGGTGACTGGCGCCGTGGAGTCGGTGTATCAGGCGTCGCGTGTGCAGCGTATCTGCAACCGTTTGGACCTCTGGCAATTTAATCCCCTCTGGAAACATAATCAGCAGGCCCTGCTTGACGCTCTTTTGGAACAGAAATATCAAGTTATCATCTCAGGTGTCTTTGCTTATCCCCTCGATGAGGCATGGCTGGGCAGGCAGCTTGACAGCGAAATGATTGCGCGGCTAGTTGAGTTGCAGGGGAAATATGGCATCAGCCCCTCGGGGGAAGGCGGCGAAATCGAAACCACAGTGCTCGATGCGCCAATGTTTAGGCAGAAAATCCAAATTACAGACTTCACCACAGAAGCCAAAGGCAACAGCGGCGTTTTCATCATAAAGCAGGCGAGGTTGGCTTCGAAATGA
- a CDS encoding AAA family ATPase, giving the protein MITKLPVEKLRNVCDDNFLRCESTKDLTPLSEIIGQERAVRALKFGLGIKDHGFNMYVAGYPGTGRKTAVKSFVEAQAKTLPVPSDWCYVNNFGNPYEPKAIELPPGRGKEFRGDMKNFIENVKSALPKAFESEDYVARRDSKLRDLETKRKALIELINAKAQSEGFVIQTTPVGLLLIPVLDGKPLTEEEMLALPQDMKDKLNLKREKLEGEFRSTMRQLIDMERQMQDTLKRLNKEVALYAIGSQVQSLLEKYQANSEVTVYLKAVESDILDNLQSFARRGGEAQQQLPFAMPWMKEEPYKKYEVNVVIDNSEATGAPVVMETNPTYHNLLGRTEKEAQFGALTTDFSMIRGGAIHKANGGYLIIPVEDLLRNPFSYDGLKRDLRDGKMAIEEPEERYGFLSVKTLKPKPIPLSAKVILIGDPNIYQMMFSLDTDFRELFKVKAEFDTSMARTDQNVEQYGAFVCALCEREGLRHLNGGALAKLIEYSSRIIEDQYKLSTQFSLIADVIRESNYYAAQDNFEVITAEHVRKAIEEKIYRSKLIQEKLQEMVSRGFFLIDTAEEKVGQVNGLSVMGLGDFAFGMPSRVTVSIGLGREGVIDIERESKMGGPIHTKGVLILSGYINDKYARDKPLSLSARLVFEQNYEGVEGDSASSTELYSILSSLSGLPIKQNIAVTGSVNQKGDVQAIGGVNEKIEGFFEVCKMRGLTGEQGVMIPQSNVQNLMLKEEVLDAVRAGHFNLYSVGSIDEGIEVLTGARAGQRRADGTYEEGTVNFLVDKQLREMADKLKEYPTGELRPRKPDE; this is encoded by the coding sequence TTGATAACCAAGCTGCCAGTTGAGAAACTCCGTAATGTTTGTGACGATAATTTTTTGCGATGTGAATCCACAAAGGACCTTACGCCCTTAAGCGAAATCATAGGGCAAGAACGCGCGGTGCGGGCGCTGAAATTCGGTTTAGGCATCAAAGACCACGGCTTTAACATGTACGTCGCGGGGTACCCGGGGACTGGAAGAAAAACCGCGGTGAAAAGCTTCGTGGAGGCCCAAGCGAAAACTCTGCCTGTGCCCTCAGACTGGTGCTACGTCAACAACTTCGGCAACCCCTATGAACCCAAAGCCATCGAGTTGCCGCCGGGCAGGGGGAAAGAGTTCCGCGGGGACATGAAGAACTTTATCGAAAACGTGAAAAGTGCGTTGCCTAAAGCTTTTGAAAGCGAGGATTATGTGGCTCGGCGGGACTCTAAGCTGAGGGATTTAGAGACTAAACGCAAAGCCCTAATCGAGTTGATAAACGCGAAGGCTCAAAGCGAGGGCTTTGTTATTCAAACCACGCCCGTGGGGCTGCTGCTTATTCCCGTTTTAGATGGCAAACCCCTCACTGAAGAGGAAATGCTGGCGCTTCCCCAAGACATGAAGGATAAATTAAACTTGAAACGCGAGAAACTCGAGGGGGAATTCCGCTCTACCATGAGGCAACTTATCGATATGGAACGCCAAATGCAGGATACCCTTAAAAGACTCAACAAGGAAGTCGCGCTCTACGCCATCGGCAGCCAAGTGCAGAGTCTACTTGAGAAGTACCAAGCCAACAGCGAAGTCACCGTTTACCTCAAAGCAGTCGAAAGCGACATTTTAGATAACCTTCAATCCTTTGCGCGCCGCGGCGGCGAGGCTCAGCAGCAGCTTCCATTCGCGATGCCATGGATGAAGGAGGAGCCCTATAAGAAATACGAGGTTAACGTGGTTATCGATAACTCGGAAGCAACGGGTGCACCGGTTGTCATGGAGACTAACCCCACCTACCATAACCTTCTGGGCAGAACCGAGAAGGAAGCACAGTTCGGGGCATTGACGACTGATTTCAGCATGATCCGCGGCGGAGCCATCCATAAAGCCAACGGCGGCTACCTCATAATACCCGTCGAGGACCTGCTGCGTAACCCCTTCAGCTACGATGGCCTCAAGCGGGACCTGCGTGATGGCAAAATGGCAATCGAGGAGCCTGAGGAACGCTATGGCTTTTTAAGCGTTAAAACCCTCAAGCCCAAACCTATCCCGCTCTCCGCCAAAGTCATCCTTATCGGCGACCCCAATATCTACCAGATGATGTTTAGCCTCGACACCGACTTCCGCGAACTCTTCAAGGTTAAAGCTGAATTCGACACCAGCATGGCACGTACAGACCAAAACGTGGAGCAGTATGGGGCGTTTGTCTGTGCTTTATGTGAGCGGGAAGGCCTTAGGCACCTTAACGGCGGTGCACTCGCTAAGCTTATCGAGTACAGTTCCCGCATCATCGAAGACCAATACAAACTCTCCACTCAGTTCTCGCTTATCGCCGACGTCATCAGAGAAAGCAACTACTATGCCGCCCAAGATAACTTCGAGGTGATAACCGCCGAGCATGTCCGCAAAGCCATAGAGGAAAAAATTTACCGCAGCAAACTCATCCAGGAGAAACTTCAAGAAATGGTCAGCCGCGGCTTCTTCCTCATCGACACCGCCGAGGAAAAGGTGGGGCAAGTTAACGGTTTATCCGTTATGGGTCTAGGCGACTTCGCCTTTGGCATGCCCTCCCGCGTAACCGTCAGCATCGGCTTGGGCCGCGAAGGCGTCATCGACATAGAGCGTGAATCAAAAATGGGCGGCCCCATACACACCAAGGGTGTACTTATCCTCAGCGGCTACATCAACGACAAATACGCCCGCGACAAACCCCTTAGCCTCAGCGCCAGATTGGTGTTTGAGCAGAACTACGAGGGCGTGGAGGGCGACAGCGCCTCAAGCACCGAGCTCTACAGCATCCTCAGCTCGTTGTCGGGGTTGCCGATTAAGCAGAACATCGCCGTCACAGGCTCAGTTAACCAGAAGGGCGATGTGCAAGCCATCGGAGGCGTCAACGAGAAAATCGAGGGGTTCTTTGAAGTCTGCAAAATGCGGGGCTTAACAGGCGAGCAGGGCGTGATGATTCCGCAGAGCAACGTGCAGAACCTGATGCTTAAAGAGGAGGTGCTTGATGCGGTTAGGGCGGGGCACTTTAACCTCTACTCGGTGGGCTCCATCGACGAGGGCATCGAGGTGCTCACCGGCGCTAGGGCAGGGCAGAGGCGGGCGGACGGCACCTACGAGGAGGGCACCGTGAACTTTTTGGTGGATAAGCAGCTGAGGGAGATGGCGGATAAACTCAAGGAGTACCCGACTGGTGAGTTAAGGCCCAGAAAACCAGACGAGTAA
- a CDS encoding PAS domain S-box protein, which translates to MREKNLNKKPDGLFSELISFIADPAVVLDNNGVIWYANQATEKYTGVKVEELIGSRLFDFFDISQALLFNENLKKRFMGERIPLYEVKLKSKQGTVSLLEVNAKRCELGDLVLDVVVFRDVTERVQRREELEHNLNKSELQFKTISDSTLDGIILFDQQEKIRYWNASAQRLFGYKANEVLGKALRETIVPSHAFGLLDKYTEEFLKDQNIIKKAIEFPVQRKNGEEFPAEVTISQITLGNEDLAVAVVRDISERKDYEYAWRQQHEMLEAVTENTGVGLSLITPDYRIFWTNHPMKQIFGGSIQGKKCFTRLGKQAVCSDCSLKKIFDEGENLFSHEVSGFDKEGNAFTLQVTASPVRDKNGKIFAALEVAVPITRRKQMEKQIDEAKNLYHALFEQTPLGVLVIDPETTRIIEFNDVAHRQLGYTREEFSKLDISDFEALESSAGIEQVIKKVLNEGSVEFLTKHRTKNGETINILVNQRKIELPGRDIILATCHDVTGINRMHDALRSSEEKFYGIANCVKDALILINDDSKVIYWNPAAEKTFGYTSKEAIGRGIHQLVIPDSVCKEGIDRIGQSMNTFRETGMGYFTVGKVEVTGRRKDGTEFPAELAVSPLNINGKWNAVGVVKDVTSRKLSDQKLRDAEQRYHSLFNQSPLGVLVIDPEATTCIEFNDVAHQQLGYTREEFEKIRIFEIEAHESPQEVKAHIWQMVESGGGEFETQHLTKSGEIRNVIVTTRVLQAAGKKYLHAIFHDITEIRKVQTALMVSEARYRQLVELAHEGIWAVDNDFVTFFVNPRMAQMLGYMESEMVGKPFFDFLGSDKVETVKDAIQEYRMAGRKGQFEIAFPTKDGQTVETTMSLSTLTDDHKQVIGVLAVISDITERKQADRALTESEERFRAISTSAMDAIILSDLDDKVIYWNPAAERAFGYSAEETLGKKLADLVIPPRAHKKHQRLLEELIFKPTSQRQSGLTAQRKDGSSFPIDLSVVSVKLKDKNCLLSTIRDITESMAMEEALRQERDLLESVTSSTNMVLFIVNRNYEVIWTNQRAKQAAHSDNLLDKPCYESFGQGSKGICEGCGVRKIFENDESIVRRDYLRKTSAGKDLWLELISTPIKDKEGNVISALEIAIDINERKQLQNKLAEYSQRLEEIVQKRTEQLKRAQAELVKSERLAAIGELAGMIGHDLRNPLTGIKNSAYFLKKKGTAVDPKQAQEMLENIDKCVNYSNKIVSDLLDYSREIHLYLEEESPKKLLSDALAMMEIPQRVTVKNKLSESPCIIVDPDKMKRVIINLVKNAVDAMPNGGEVTVDSRQVKGGLEISFHDTGCGVSDEILPRLFSPLFTTKAQGMGFGLAICKRVVEAHGGTIAVSTIKDHGTTFTITLPLRPKLESGGENVWINIPESSLSTTTKP; encoded by the coding sequence GTGAGGGAGAAAAACCTGAACAAGAAACCTGACGGCTTATTCAGCGAGCTGATTAGTTTCATAGCTGACCCCGCCGTGGTGCTTGATAACAACGGCGTAATCTGGTATGCTAACCAAGCCACAGAAAAATACACGGGAGTAAAAGTTGAAGAACTCATAGGCAGCCGCCTTTTTGATTTTTTCGATATATCCCAAGCTTTGCTATTCAATGAAAATTTGAAAAAACGATTCATGGGCGAGCGAATTCCGCTATACGAAGTTAAATTGAAAAGTAAACAGGGCACGGTAAGTCTGCTGGAGGTAAATGCCAAACGCTGCGAACTTGGCGATCTAGTGCTCGACGTTGTTGTTTTTCGAGATGTCACCGAGAGGGTTCAGCGGAGAGAAGAACTCGAGCACAACCTTAACAAAAGCGAGTTGCAATTCAAAACCATCAGCGATAGCACACTCGACGGCATTATACTGTTTGATCAGCAGGAAAAGATACGGTATTGGAACGCTTCAGCCCAAAGACTCTTTGGGTATAAAGCAAACGAAGTTCTCGGAAAAGCCCTTAGAGAAACAATTGTTCCTTCTCACGCCTTTGGTTTATTGGACAAATACACCGAAGAATTCCTCAAAGACCAAAACATAATCAAGAAAGCCATAGAGTTCCCTGTGCAGCGGAAAAACGGCGAAGAATTCCCCGCTGAAGTCACAATCTCACAAATTACCCTGGGAAACGAAGATTTAGCGGTAGCAGTTGTTCGGGACATAAGTGAACGCAAGGACTACGAGTATGCTTGGCGCCAGCAGCATGAGATGCTTGAAGCTGTAACCGAAAACACCGGCGTCGGATTAAGCCTGATTACTCCTGACTACCGGATTTTCTGGACAAACCACCCCATGAAACAAATCTTCGGCGGCAGCATCCAAGGTAAAAAGTGCTTTACTCGACTGGGCAAACAGGCTGTATGTAGCGACTGCTCGCTTAAAAAAATCTTCGACGAAGGCGAAAACCTATTTTCTCATGAAGTCTCGGGCTTCGATAAGGAAGGCAACGCATTTACTCTACAAGTAACCGCCAGCCCGGTAAGGGACAAGAACGGTAAGATTTTTGCTGCCCTAGAAGTGGCTGTTCCCATTACCCGAAGAAAGCAGATGGAAAAACAAATTGATGAAGCCAAAAACCTCTATCATGCCCTCTTCGAGCAGACCCCCTTAGGTGTCCTTGTTATAGACCCCGAAACCACCAGAATCATAGAATTTAATGATGTTGCACATCGGCAGTTAGGATATACCCGAGAAGAATTCAGCAAACTCGACATATCAGACTTCGAGGCCTTAGAGTCATCTGCCGGGATTGAACAGGTAATTAAAAAGGTTCTAAACGAGGGCTCGGTTGAGTTTCTTACGAAGCATCGAACAAAAAACGGTGAAACAATAAATATCCTAGTTAACCAACGAAAAATAGAGTTGCCCGGCAGAGACATTATACTGGCAACATGTCACGATGTGACAGGGATTAACCGGATGCATGATGCATTGCGCAGCAGCGAAGAAAAATTCTACGGAATAGCCAACTGCGTGAAGGATGCATTAATTTTAATCAATGATGATTCAAAAGTTATTTACTGGAATCCCGCCGCAGAAAAAACCTTTGGCTACACAAGCAAAGAAGCCATAGGCAGAGGTATCCACCAGCTAGTTATCCCCGACTCTGTTTGCAAGGAAGGAATAGACCGCATTGGGCAGAGCATGAACACATTCCGCGAAACAGGTATGGGGTACTTCACTGTTGGAAAAGTTGAGGTGACTGGTCGCCGAAAAGACGGAACCGAATTCCCCGCGGAGTTAGCTGTTTCTCCACTTAACATAAATGGAAAATGGAACGCTGTAGGCGTCGTTAAAGATGTTACTTCTCGCAAACTCTCTGACCAGAAATTACGGGATGCCGAGCAGCGATACCATTCATTATTCAATCAGTCGCCTTTGGGGGTTCTGGTTATTGACCCTGAGGCAACGACTTGTATAGAATTCAACGATGTAGCACATCAGCAGTTAGGTTACACGCGGGAGGAGTTCGAGAAGATACGGATTTTCGAAATAGAAGCCCACGAGTCACCCCAAGAGGTTAAGGCCCACATTTGGCAGATGGTTGAAAGCGGCGGCGGAGAATTCGAAACCCAGCACCTAACAAAAAGCGGTGAAATAAGAAACGTAATAGTGACAACTCGTGTTTTGCAAGCTGCTGGCAAAAAATATCTTCACGCGATATTCCATGATATCACTGAAATACGCAAAGTCCAGACTGCATTGATGGTGAGTGAAGCCCGATACCGTCAGTTAGTGGAGCTTGCACACGAAGGCATCTGGGCAGTAGATAACGATTTTGTCACCTTCTTTGTTAATCCACGTATGGCGCAGATGCTTGGTTACATGGAAAGCGAGATGGTTGGTAAGCCGTTTTTTGATTTTCTTGGCAGCGACAAAGTGGAAACCGTTAAGGACGCTATACAAGAATACCGAATGGCTGGGAGGAAGGGCCAATTTGAAATTGCGTTCCCCACCAAGGATGGGCAAACCGTAGAGACAACCATGTCTCTGTCAACTTTAACTGATGACCACAAACAGGTTATTGGCGTGTTGGCAGTGATATCTGATATTACCGAACGTAAACAGGCTGATAGAGCATTAACGGAAAGTGAAGAACGCTTCCGCGCCATAAGCACCTCTGCGATGGACGCCATTATCCTAAGTGACCTGGACGATAAGGTGATTTATTGGAACCCCGCCGCTGAGAGAGCCTTCGGTTACTCAGCAGAGGAGACATTGGGCAAAAAACTAGCCGACCTAGTTATTCCACCCCGCGCCCACAAAAAGCATCAACGCCTCCTCGAAGAACTAATTTTCAAGCCCACCTCACAGCGACAGTCAGGTTTAACGGCACAAAGAAAAGACGGCAGTTCCTTCCCTATTGACCTCTCCGTGGTGTCCGTGAAGCTTAAGGACAAAAACTGCTTGCTGTCGACTATCCGCGATATAACCGAGTCAATGGCGATGGAGGAAGCCCTAAGGCAGGAACGGGACCTGCTTGAAAGCGTAACATCGAGCACGAACATGGTGCTGTTTATTGTCAACCGTAATTATGAGGTCATCTGGACAAACCAGCGGGCAAAACAGGCGGCTCACAGCGATAACCTCCTAGATAAGCCCTGCTATGAAAGCTTTGGTCAGGGCTCCAAAGGCATCTGTGAGGGCTGTGGTGTTAGAAAAATCTTTGAAAACGATGAATCCATAGTTAGAAGAGACTACCTCAGAAAAACAAGCGCTGGAAAAGACCTCTGGCTTGAACTCATCAGCACTCCAATCAAGGACAAAGAAGGCAACGTTATTTCTGCATTAGAGATTGCTATAGACATCAATGAGCGAAAGCAGCTCCAGAACAAGCTAGCTGAGTATTCACAGCGGCTAGAGGAGATTGTTCAGAAGCGAACCGAGCAGCTGAAACGGGCTCAGGCTGAACTGGTTAAATCAGAGCGGTTAGCTGCCATAGGCGAATTAGCCGGCATGATTGGGCATGATTTACGCAACCCATTAACAGGTATTAAGAACTCCGCGTACTTCCTCAAAAAGAAAGGCACCGCAGTGGATCCAAAGCAAGCGCAGGAAATGCTGGAAAACATCGATAAATGCGTTAATTACTCCAATAAAATCGTCAGCGACCTTCTGGATTATTCACGTGAAATTCACTTATACCTCGAGGAGGAGTCGCCTAAGAAGCTGCTATCTGACGCCCTTGCAATGATGGAAATACCGCAAAGAGTCACAGTTAAAAACAAGCTCTCTGAAAGCCCCTGTATAATCGTGGATCCTGATAAAATGAAACGTGTCATCATAAACTTAGTGAAGAACGCGGTTGATGCCATGCCCAACGGCGGCGAAGTCACCGTCGACAGCCGTCAAGTCAAAGGGGGCTTGGAGATATCTTTCCACGATACAGGCTGCGGCGTCAGCGACGAAATTTTGCCGCGGCTTTTCTCTCCGTTGTTCACCACCAAAGCGCAGGGTATGGGCTTTGGGTTAGCGATATGTAAACGAGTCGTGGAGGCGCATGGAGGCACAATCGCGGTGAGTACCATTAAGGATCATGGAACAACTTTTACGATAACATTACCCCTTAGACCTAAACTTGAAAGTGGAGGTGAGAACGTATGGATAAACATCCCCGAATCCTCGTTGTCGACGACGACGAAACCATAA
- a CDS encoding response regulator, with amino-acid sequence MDKHPRILVVDDDETIRSTMKAILQDEGYIVDLAASGKEAIEKTRETAYNVALLDIRLPDMEGVDLLKMLKDGVPRTRKIMVTGYPSMQNAIAALNKNADAYLLKPVDVEKLLNTVKQQLFAQENERKFSEQKVAEFIESRVKELSTKEL; translated from the coding sequence ATGGATAAACATCCCCGAATCCTCGTTGTCGACGACGACGAAACCATAAGAAGCACCATGAAAGCTATCCTGCAAGATGAAGGCTACATAGTCGATTTAGCCGCCAGCGGCAAAGAAGCCATCGAGAAAACCCGTGAAACCGCATACAATGTTGCACTTTTAGACATTAGGCTGCCAGATATGGAGGGCGTGGATTTGCTTAAGATGCTAAAGGACGGCGTTCCCCGAACCCGCAAAATCATGGTCACTGGCTATCCGTCGATGCAAAACGCCATTGCTGCCCTGAACAAGAATGCTGACGCATACCTGCTAAAGCCAGTGGATGTGGAGAAACTGCTAAACACCGTCAAGCAGCAGCTCTTTGCACAGGAGAACGAACGCAAATTCAGCGAACAGAAAGTCGCCGAGTTCATCGAGAGCCGCGTGAAGGAACTCTCCACAAAAGAGCTCTAA
- a CDS encoding ribosome biogenesis/translation initiation ATPase RLI — translation MTRIAVLDTDKCKVKKCNQLCVNFCPMVRSRVEAIRVEGNQAVIAETLCSGCGICVKKCPFKAISIVNLPDELEKDCSHRFSANSFKLFRLPMPSPGTVLGLLGQNGIGKSTTLKVFSGELKPNLGRFDDPPDWPEIIQYYRGSSLQDYFARLNDKKMRVSSKPQYVDKIPKAVTGKVGDLLDKVDERRQLDAIADELELRKIWDRNLDVLSGGELQRVAVAAALSRDADVYLFDEPSSYLDVKQRLVVARAIRSLKEEQKTIIVAEHDLAIIDYLSDQICVFYGEPSVYGVVSHTHGVRTGINIYLQGYIPDENIMFRKESIVFHEKPPTAGENIGAPLLKWDRLEKTFAGFKLTIEPGEIKTGEIIGILGPNGIGKTTFVKILAGIEETDDKRQLGKLTVSYKPQYIAPDYSGTVQELLMDVAKENFTSSWYKTEIANPLRLLQLSDRNVMELSGGELQRIAIAACLSRKCDLFLLDEPSAYLDVEERLNVAKVLRRVVEAHGIPAFVVEHDVVTQDFIADRLMVFNGQPGESGIAHPPTTLRGGMNTFLKEMDITFRRDSVTFRPRVNKEGSQMDEFQKGIGEYYYTKIVKEKDEEKEKSPKKKK, via the coding sequence ATGACGCGAATCGCCGTATTAGACACCGACAAATGCAAAGTAAAAAAATGTAATCAGCTCTGCGTAAACTTTTGTCCAATGGTGCGCAGTCGAGTAGAAGCTATCCGCGTAGAAGGCAACCAAGCCGTCATCGCCGAAACCCTTTGCAGCGGATGCGGTATCTGCGTCAAAAAATGCCCCTTCAAAGCAATCAGCATAGTCAATTTACCTGATGAACTCGAGAAGGACTGCAGCCACCGCTTCAGCGCCAACAGTTTCAAACTTTTCCGGTTACCCATGCCCTCGCCGGGTACGGTGCTGGGGCTGCTGGGTCAAAACGGCATCGGAAAAAGCACCACTCTTAAAGTTTTCAGCGGCGAGCTTAAACCTAATTTGGGCAGGTTCGATGACCCCCCTGATTGGCCAGAAATCATCCAGTACTACCGCGGCAGTAGCTTGCAGGATTACTTCGCGCGGCTTAACGATAAGAAAATGAGGGTCAGCAGCAAACCCCAGTACGTGGATAAAATACCCAAAGCTGTCACAGGCAAAGTCGGCGACCTCCTAGACAAAGTAGACGAACGCAGGCAACTTGACGCCATCGCCGACGAGTTGGAGCTGCGCAAAATCTGGGACCGCAACCTCGATGTGCTCAGCGGCGGCGAATTGCAGCGGGTAGCGGTTGCGGCAGCGCTTAGTCGAGATGCAGACGTGTACCTCTTCGATGAACCCAGCAGCTATTTGGACGTGAAGCAGCGTTTGGTGGTTGCGCGGGCGATTCGCAGCCTCAAGGAAGAGCAGAAAACCATCATCGTTGCCGAGCACGACTTAGCCATCATTGATTACCTGTCGGATCAAATCTGCGTCTTTTATGGGGAACCAAGCGTCTACGGCGTCGTCAGCCACACCCATGGCGTCCGCACAGGCATCAACATTTACTTGCAGGGCTACATACCCGACGAGAACATCATGTTCCGCAAAGAAAGCATCGTTTTCCACGAGAAACCGCCTACCGCAGGAGAAAACATTGGTGCGCCGCTTCTCAAATGGGACAGGCTGGAGAAGACGTTTGCAGGTTTTAAACTAACCATTGAACCCGGCGAAATCAAAACCGGCGAAATCATCGGTATCCTGGGCCCCAACGGCATCGGCAAAACCACCTTCGTTAAAATCCTCGCGGGCATAGAGGAAACCGACGACAAACGTCAGCTGGGCAAGTTAACCGTTAGCTACAAGCCTCAGTACATCGCACCGGATTACTCTGGCACCGTGCAGGAGCTTCTGATGGATGTTGCAAAAGAGAATTTCACCTCCAGCTGGTACAAGACGGAAATAGCCAACCCCCTTCGGCTGCTGCAGCTTTCAGACCGCAACGTCATGGAACTGTCCGGCGGAGAACTACAGCGCATCGCCATCGCAGCGTGCCTTAGCCGCAAATGTGACTTGTTCCTGCTCGACGAGCCCAGCGCTTACCTTGATGTTGAGGAACGCTTAAACGTAGCTAAGGTTCTGCGGCGCGTGGTGGAAGCCCATGGTATACCAGCGTTTGTGGTTGAGCATGACGTGGTGACGCAGGACTTCATCGCGGATCGCCTTATGGTTTTTAATGGTCAACCTGGCGAATCAGGCATAGCGCATCCGCCGACTACCCTACGCGGCGGCATGAACACTTTTCTCAAAGAAATGGACATTACCTTCCGCCGTGACTCTGTGACTTTCCGCCCCCGCGTCAACAAGGAAGGCAGCCAGATGGACGAGTTCCAAAAAGGCATAGGCGAATACTACTATACCAAAATCGTAAAGGAGAAAGATGAGGAAAAAGAGAAGTCACCCAAAAAGAAGAAGTAG